DNA sequence from the Leuconostoc lactis genome:
CAACCAACACATACCCTGGGAAGTCATTTTCAACTGATGTCTTGGCTTCACCATCTTGAATCGTTGTGACTTCTTGTTCTGGCACCAAAATACGGAAAATTTGTTCTGTCATCCCCATTGTTTGTGTACGTGATTCCAAGTTAGCCTTCACTTTATGTTCATAACCTGAATACGTGTGCACAACGAACCATGACTTTTCAATGTCGTCTGTGTTTGGTGTTGGTACAACATTTTCTTCTGGTAATTCGTTATTTTCTGTCATTTTAATTGTCGGTACCCTTGCGGGTACACCGCCCTTTCTTTCATTCGATATAAAAAAGAACCTCTTTTAAGAAGTCCTTGCGTTAGTTACAGTATACTATATTTTCTGTTTTTGAGCTATTACTTCATGACGAAGTTAATACCTTGTTGTAAGAGCCAGTCCACACCGCCTAAGAAAATCGCGAAGATGATCGACACGGTAATCACCGTCACTGTTTCCTTTGATGCTTGCGCTTCGGACAACCATGTCACATTTTTCATTTCGTTTGCGACATTTTTAAAGTATCTCACCATGGTTGGTTGCCCCCTTTACTTTGTTTGTTGATGCAATGTGTGCTTGCCACAAAAAGCACAGAACTTATTCACTGCTAAACGTTCTGTCCGATCTTTTGACAATGCTACTGTGTAATTGCGTGAGCCACATACTGTGCACGCGAGTGATACTTTTTGACTAGCCATAATAGGTCTCCGTTAAATTTCATTTCTAGCATAACACTTACACGCGTAAAACTCAACGTTGCGCAACGCCGTATAAAATCAGATCAAGTAGATTTCGGACGCGTGTCGTTAAATCATGGGCATCAGTGAGCGCATGGAAGTCACTAAACAACGGTGCCAAACTTGTAATATAAAATGCACTCGCCATTTTGGCATCAACATGTTGCCTTAATTGCATCGCCTCTTGATCAAAAAAACGTGCAATCGGACCGACATAATGCCGGCCAAAAACCATGCCTAACGTTTGTTTACTATCTGGCGAAAGCACATCAAAACTACCGTGAATTAAAGTGAAAACATCACGCGGATGCCGATTTACAATCACCTTAGTCATGTCGACTAGCTGATCAACTGGCTGCGGATAGGGCCGTGCCAAGATGGCGAGCATCTCATCAGCAACTTGTTGTCCAACGACCTTGATCACCTCAACAAATAAGGTTTCTTTGTCACCAAAGTAGTGATATAACGCCGGTTGGGTAATATTTAACGCTTTGGCAATATCACGTGTTGTGGTTTGTTCAAACCCGTGCGCCAAAAATTGGTCTGTCGCAGCGGCTATAATGCGATCACGTGTCGCTGTATTTGTCTGTGATTTGGTTTCCATATTGTTAGTTTACACCATTTCAAATAAAATGCAGCATGACTTTCGTCATCCTGCACTGATTTTTTAGATTTTACGACTGGCTTAATTCGTTCTTGAAATTTTGCCGCTGCTTCATCCGATAGTATGAGACTAACAAAATCGTCAAGACAAGCCACCACAACGCTAAGATTAACAAATCTTGCTGGACT
Encoded proteins:
- the secE gene encoding preprotein translocase subunit SecE produces the protein MVRYFKNVANEMKNVTWLSEAQASKETVTVITVSIIFAIFLGGVDWLLQQGINFVMK
- the rpmG gene encoding 50S ribosomal protein L33; this encodes MASQKVSLACTVCGSRNYTVALSKDRTERLAVNKFCAFCGKHTLHQQTK
- a CDS encoding TetR/AcrR family transcriptional regulator, whose protein sequence is METKSQTNTATRDRIIAAATDQFLAHGFEQTTTRDIAKALNITQPALYHYFGDKETLFVEVIKVVGQQVADEMLAILARPYPQPVDQLVDMTKVIVNRHPRDVFTLIHGSFDVLSPDSKQTLGMVFGRHYVGPIARFFDQEAMQLRQHVDAKMASAFYITSLAPLFSDFHALTDAHDLTTRVRNLLDLILYGVAQR